The following are from one region of the Vicugna pacos chromosome 9, VicPac4, whole genome shotgun sequence genome:
- the LOC116277574 gene encoding major allergen I polypeptide chain 1-like produces the protein MKPAGALLLLGAALLLILGGNCDICPAVKDDVNRFLVGTPEEYIATVRQYNSDSLIEANARKLKSCVDGKLTEEDKQNALNALDKIYTDPLC, from the exons ATGAAGCCGGCTGGAGCTCTCCTGCTGCTCGGGGCTgccttgctcctgatcttaggcGGAA ATTGTGACATATGCCCAGCCGTGAAGGACGATGTCAACAGGTTCCTGGTTGGAACCCCTGAAGAATATATTGCAACAGTGAGACAGTACAACTCAGACAGCTTGATAGAGGCCAATGCTAGGAAGCTGAAGAGCTGCGTTGACGGGAAGCTGACAGAGGAGGATAAGCAGAATGCTCTCAACGCTCTG GATAAAATATACACAGATCCTTTGTGTTAA